TGTTCGTGACCTGCCGGCAACTGTCGCCGTGCTGCCGGTTTTCTCCAAGGCGTTCTATGAGGCCAACGAGTTCGACAAGACCACACTGGCCCCGCCACTGGGGTCCGGGCCCTACAAGGTAAAGCAACTCAAGCAGGGCCAGTTCATCACCTATGAACGCAGGCAGGACTACTGGGCCAAGGACAAGCCGGTCAATCGCGGACGATATAATTTCGATGAGATAAAATTGCTGTATTTCCGTGACCGGACGGCAGAACTGGAAGCGATCAAGGCAGGCAATCTGGACCTGCGCGAGGAGTTCACTTCAAAAAGCTGGGCGACCGAGTACGACATTCCGGCGGTGAAAGAAGGCCGTCTGATCAAGGAAACCCTGCCGGATGCGCGGGCGTCGGGTGCACAAGGCTTCTTCCTGAACATGCGGCGCGACAAGTTCGCCGACATTCGGGTGCGCAAGGCGCTGGACATGGCGTTTGATTTTGAATGGACCAACAAGAACCTGTTCTTCGATGCCTACAAGCGCACCGGCTCATTCTTTGAAAATTCAGTTTTGCGCGCCTCCGACAAACCAACGACTGAGGAACTGGCTCTGCTGCAACCGCTGAAAGACTTGCTGCCGGCTGCCACGTTTGACGCCGTCTACGAGCCACCGGTCAGCAACGGATCCGGCCAGGATCGGAAAATGCTGCGCAAGGCCGCCGACCTGTTGGGCGAAGCCGGGTGGGAGGTCAGGAACGGTACCCGGGTCAACGCCGAAGGCAAACCGCTGACGGTGGAGTTCCTGATTTTCGCCCCAACATTCGAACGCATCATCGGGCCTTATGTACGCAACCTCAAATTGCTGGGCATTGATGCGTCGATCCGTCAGGTGGAAGCCGCCCAGTATCAGGAAAGATTGAAGAATTTTGATTTTGATGTCGCCGTGCAGCGGTTTTCAATGCCCGAAACACCTGGTGTCGAGTTGAAGGCGTTTTTTGGATCAGCCAACGCAGAAACACCGGGCAGCTTCAATCTTGCCGGGATCAAGAACAAGGCCGTGGATACGCTGATAGAAAAGATCATGCAGGCTGAGGACCGGAAATCGCTGACGGTTGCCGCAAAGACGCTGGACCGGGTGTTGCGGGCAGAACAGTTCTGGGTGCCGCAATGGTACAAGGGTGCACATACGCTGGCGTACTGGAACATATTCGGAAAACCGGAGACCAAACCGCGCTTCGCCAGGGCCGTATTCGACACATGGTGGATTGATGGCGCCAGGGCCGCTAGTGTGAAACGCGGTCCATAGAGCGAATCACAAAAGCCTGCCTTAAACAGAAAAACCGAAACCAGACCGGAAAAATGCATGGGCGCATATATCGCCAAACGACTGTTGCTGATGATCCCGACACTGTTCGGGATAATGCTGATCTCGTTTGCCATCATCCAGTTCGCACCCGGCGGCCCGGTTGAGCGGGTACTCGCGCAACTGGCAGGCACCGATGTCGGCGCAACCGCGCGCATCGGCGGCGGCACCGGTGGCGGCGAAGTCGGCGGCGGCCAGGCGCCGGGTGGCGCTGGTGGCAGCGAAGGCAGCTTCAAATATCGCGGCGCGCAGGGTCTTGATCCGGAATTCATCAAGAAACTGGAAGAGCAGTTCGGGTTTGACAAGCCGGCCCATGAACGCTTTTTCATCATGCTCAAGAACTACGCGACGTTCGATTTCGGGCAGAGCTACTTCCGCGATGTGCCGGTATTGCAGCTGATCAAGGAAAAACTGCCGGTTTCGATCTCGCTGGGACTGTGGCTGACCTTTGTGTCCTATGCGATTTCAATTCCGCTGGGCGTGGCAAAAGCGGTGCACGACGGTTCAAAATTCGATGTCTGGACGTCGGCCGTCATTATCGTGGGCTATGCCATACCATCGTTCCTGTTCGCCATCCTGCTTGTCGTGCTGTTTGCCGGCGGCTCGTTCTGGAACATCTTCCCGCTTCGAGGGCTGGTGTCGGACAATTTTGCCGATCTCAGCTGGTGGGAGAAGGTGCTGGACTATGCCTGGCACCTGGTGCTGCCGCTGACCGCACTGGCGGTATCCTCGTTTGCCACCATGACGCTGTTGACGAAAAACTCGTTCCTGGACGAAATCAAGAAGCAGTATGTCACCACGGCACGGGCCAAGGGGCTGACCGAGAAGCGCGTGCTGTACGGCCATGTTTTCCGCAATGCCATGCTGATCGTGATTGCCGGTTTTCCCGGCGCGTTTATCTCCGCCTTCTTCGCCGGTTCGCTGCTGATCGAACAGATTTTCTCCCTGGACGGGCTTGGGCTGCTCGGCTTTGAGGCCGCGGTTAACCGCGACTATCCGGTGGTGTTTGCCACCTTGTACATTTTCTCCCTGCTCGGGTTGTTCATGAACCTGGTGACGGACCTGATCTACACCTGGATCGACCCGCGCATCGACTTTGAATCACGGCAGGTGTGATCATGGACGCCACCACCACAGTCGATCAGGTCGAACTGAAGCCGCAAAAACCGTCGCGGCTGTCCGGCATCAATCAGCGTCGGCTGGCCCTGTTCAAGGCGAACAAGCGCGGGTTCTGGTCATTCTGGATATTCCTGTTTCTGTTTCTTGCATCGCTGTGTGCAGAGTTCATCGCCAACGACCGGCCGATTATTGCAAGTTACAAGGGCGAGATACTGATGCCCGTGTTTGCCGATTATCCGGAGTCCAAGTTCGGCGGGTTTCTTGCTCGAACCGATTTCCGCGACCCGTTCATCCAGGAAGAGGTCAACGGCAGCGGCTGGATGATCTGGCCGCCGATCCGCTACAGCTATCAAACGGTCAACAATGAACTGCCCAGCCCCGCCCCGTCACCACCGGCCATATCATTGGCGAAAGACAAAGCCTGTGCACGCTATGACAACGGCGTTGATGACATAAACTGCGTCTTCGGCAACATGAACTGGCTGGGCACCGATGATCAGGGCCGCGATGTTATCGCCAGGCTGATTTACGGCTTCCGCATATCGGTCCTGTTCGGGCTCATCCTCACCGTCTTGTCGTCGATCGTCGGAGTGGCGGCAGGTGCGGTCCAGGGCTATTTCGGCGGCTGGACGGACTTGCTGTTCCAGCGCTTTATCGAGATCTGGACATCCATCCCCACGCTGTACCTGCTGATCATCCTGGCGGCATTCCTGACACCCAATTTCTGGCTGCTGCTCGGCATCATGCTGCTGTTTTCCTGGACTGCCCTTGTCGGGGTGGTGCGGGCAGAATTCCTGCGCGGGCGAAATTTCGAATATGTCAGGGCCGCACGTGCGCTCGGTCTCACCGACCGCAAGATCATGTTCAAGCATCTGTTGCCGAACGCAATGGTGGCCACCGTTACATTCATGCCTTTCATCCTGTCGGGCTCCGTTACCACCCTGACCGCGCTTGATTTCCTCGGCTTTGGACTGCCGCCCGGATCCGCCTCGCTGGGCGAGCTCCTGGCCCAGGGCAAGGCCAACCTGCAGGCGCCCTGGCTGGGCCTGACCGGATTTGCAGTCGTGTCCATCATGCTGTCGCTGCTGGTGTTTATCGGTGAAGGTGTACGTGATGCGTTTGATCCGAGGAAGACGTTCTCATGAGCACCGACAACAACGTGCTGCTGAGCGTGAAAGACCTGGCAGTGGACTTCCGGCAGGGCGAAACCGTGACCCATGCCGTCAACGGCGTGTCGTTCGAGGTCAAACGCGGCGAGACACTGGCCCTGGTGGGTGAGTCCGGATCCGGCAAGTCCGTCACCGCGCTGTCCGTCCTCAAGCTGCTTCCCTACCCCGCAGCTCATCATCCGTCCGGTTCCGTCCTGTTCAAGGGCGAAGAGTTGCTGGACAGTGACGAGAGCGACCTGCGCCGGGTGCGCGGCAACGACATCACCATGATCTTCCAGGAGCCGATGACGTCGCTTAATCCGCTGCATACGATCGAGCGGCAGATCGGCGAAATTCTGGAAGTCCATCAGGGCATGGGGGAAACCCAGGCCCGCGAGCGCACGCTGGAACTTCTGGCAAAGGTCGGTATCCGCGATGCCGAGAGTCGGCTTGGCGCCTACCCGCACCAGTTGTCAGGCGGCCAGCGCCAGCGCGTGATGATTGCCATGGCACTGGCCAACAATCCTGAACTGCTGATTGCCGACGAGCCGACCACGGCGCTTGATGTGACTGTGCAGGCGCAGATCCTTGAATTGTTGCGTGACCTGCAGAAGGAGTTCGGCATGGCGATCGTGCTGATCACCCACGATCTCGGCATTGTGCGCAATGTGTCAGACCATGTGTGCGTCATGCAGCAGGGCAAAATCGTCGAAGCCGGGCCCACCGGGACACTGTTCGCCAAGCCGAAAAACGCCTACACAAAAATGCTTCTGGAAGCTGAACCAAAGGGCAAACCCCCGCAGGCGGATGCTTCTGCATCGGTTGTGGTCGAAACCACGGACCTGAAGGTCTGGTTCCCCATCAAGCGCGGGTTTTTCCGCCGCACCGTGGGTCACGTCAAGGCCTGCAACCATGTCTCCGTCACCGTGCGTGCAGGCCAGACGCTGGGTGTGGTCGGCGAGTCCGGATCAGGCAAGACAACACTGGGTCTGGCACTTCTCAGGCTGATCAGTTCGGAAGGCCAGATCGTCTACATGGGCGACCGGATCGATGACAAGACCGAGAAGGACATGCGCCCGCTGCGCAGAGACATGCAGGTGGTGTTTCAGGACCCCTACGGCTCCCTGTCACCACGCATGTCGATACGCCAGATCGTCGAGGAGGGACTGCTGATCCAGCAACCCGAACTAAGCTATGATCAACGCACCGAGCGGATTGCGAAAGTGCTGGAAGAGGTCGCCGTCCCCGCTGCCGCAATGGATCGCTATCCACATGAGTTTTCCGGCGGCCAGCGCCAGCGCATTGCCATTGCGCGCGCCATGGTGCTGGAACCGAAGTTTGTCATGCTGGACGAGCCGACCAGCGCGCTGGACATGTCGGTGCAGGCACAGATCGTCGACCTTTTGCGCA
Above is a window of Anderseniella sp. Alg231-50 DNA encoding:
- a CDS encoding ABC transporter substrate-binding protein encodes the protein MRAVFAGALGVLLATGGALAEPRHGISAFGELALSEDFDRLPYVNPDAPKGGRITTLGTAGRITFDSLNGFILKGVAAQELTLLFDTLMVRNQNEPDAVYSLVAKTADVAADRMSVTFVLDEAAAFSDGSKLTADDVCATFGLLKDKGHPSYQISLGDVESCTVDGANQATYKFKGSNVRDLPATVAVLPVFSKAFYEANEFDKTTLAPPLGSGPYKVKQLKQGQFITYERRQDYWAKDKPVNRGRYNFDEIKLLYFRDRTAELEAIKAGNLDLREEFTSKSWATEYDIPAVKEGRLIKETLPDARASGAQGFFLNMRRDKFADIRVRKALDMAFDFEWTNKNLFFDAYKRTGSFFENSVLRASDKPTTEELALLQPLKDLLPAATFDAVYEPPVSNGSGQDRKMLRKAADLLGEAGWEVRNGTRVNAEGKPLTVEFLIFAPTFERIIGPYVRNLKLLGIDASIRQVEAAQYQERLKNFDFDVAVQRFSMPETPGVELKAFFGSANAETPGSFNLAGIKNKAVDTLIEKIMQAEDRKSLTVAAKTLDRVLRAEQFWVPQWYKGAHTLAYWNIFGKPETKPRFARAVFDTWWIDGARAASVKRGP
- a CDS encoding microcin C ABC transporter permease YejB; the protein is MGAYIAKRLLLMIPTLFGIMLISFAIIQFAPGGPVERVLAQLAGTDVGATARIGGGTGGGEVGGGQAPGGAGGSEGSFKYRGAQGLDPEFIKKLEEQFGFDKPAHERFFIMLKNYATFDFGQSYFRDVPVLQLIKEKLPVSISLGLWLTFVSYAISIPLGVAKAVHDGSKFDVWTSAVIIVGYAIPSFLFAILLVVLFAGGSFWNIFPLRGLVSDNFADLSWWEKVLDYAWHLVLPLTALAVSSFATMTLLTKNSFLDEIKKQYVTTARAKGLTEKRVLYGHVFRNAMLIVIAGFPGAFISAFFAGSLLIEQIFSLDGLGLLGFEAAVNRDYPVVFATLYIFSLLGLFMNLVTDLIYTWIDPRIDFESRQV
- a CDS encoding ABC transporter permease subunit; the encoded protein is MDATTTVDQVELKPQKPSRLSGINQRRLALFKANKRGFWSFWIFLFLFLASLCAEFIANDRPIIASYKGEILMPVFADYPESKFGGFLARTDFRDPFIQEEVNGSGWMIWPPIRYSYQTVNNELPSPAPSPPAISLAKDKACARYDNGVDDINCVFGNMNWLGTDDQGRDVIARLIYGFRISVLFGLILTVLSSIVGVAAGAVQGYFGGWTDLLFQRFIEIWTSIPTLYLLIILAAFLTPNFWLLLGIMLLFSWTALVGVVRAEFLRGRNFEYVRAARALGLTDRKIMFKHLLPNAMVATVTFMPFILSGSVTTLTALDFLGFGLPPGSASLGELLAQGKANLQAPWLGLTGFAVVSIMLSLLVFIGEGVRDAFDPRKTFS
- a CDS encoding dipeptide ABC transporter ATP-binding protein translates to MSTDNNVLLSVKDLAVDFRQGETVTHAVNGVSFEVKRGETLALVGESGSGKSVTALSVLKLLPYPAAHHPSGSVLFKGEELLDSDESDLRRVRGNDITMIFQEPMTSLNPLHTIERQIGEILEVHQGMGETQARERTLELLAKVGIRDAESRLGAYPHQLSGGQRQRVMIAMALANNPELLIADEPTTALDVTVQAQILELLRDLQKEFGMAIVLITHDLGIVRNVSDHVCVMQQGKIVEAGPTGTLFAKPKNAYTKMLLEAEPKGKPPQADASASVVVETTDLKVWFPIKRGFFRRTVGHVKACNHVSVTVRAGQTLGVVGESGSGKTTLGLALLRLISSEGQIVYMGDRIDDKTEKDMRPLRRDMQVVFQDPYGSLSPRMSIRQIVEEGLLIQQPELSYDQRTERIAKVLEEVAVPAAAMDRYPHEFSGGQRQRIAIARAMVLEPKFVMLDEPTSALDMSVQAQIVDLLRKLQKDHDLAYLFISHDLKVVRALANDVVVMRNGLVVEQGPAQQIFDKPETDYTRALLAAAFDLKTEHGVEIAQ